The Terriglobia bacterium region CGTCCAGCGACCCGACAGCGCAAGTTCTGCCACTCACGGGCGCGACACACAACGCCGAGGTTTCAGCCGGGATCATTGTTTATTTCTTCGGAAAGAGGTAGAGCACGTACAATAAGACTCTCGAATGCTTCATTCAGGCCCGCAAGCTCCATCGCGTATCCTTGTCGTCGACGACGAACCTGAAATAGTCGCATTTATTGGAGAGTTATTCATGAGCCGGGGGTACGAAGTCCTGGGCCTGTCCGATTCCCGCGAAGCCTCCGGGAAATTCGACTCATTCCAGCCAGACGCCTGTGTCTTCGATTTCAGAATGCCGCACCACTCCGGCGCCGACCTGCTGGACATGATCAAGAAAAAAGATCCCCGCATCGAGGTGATCTTTCTGACCGCACAGGATGAAGCCTCCCTGGCCGTCAACCTCATGAAACGCGGAGCGACCGATTTTCTATTGAAGCCGGTTGAGGTGAATCAACTCCTGCTCTCCATCGGCCGCGCGCTCGAACACCGGCGCCTGATCATCGAAAACGAGAATTACCGGCTGCATCTCGAGCAACTGGTGCTTGAAAAAACCAAAGCTCTCAATCAAGCATTGACCAGTCTGAATCATGTGCATTCCGCAACGCTCGATGCGCTTTCGATGGCGCTGGATTTTCGCGATCAGAGCACGAGCGGCCACTCCCGGCGCGTCGCCGATCTGACGGCCGGGGCCGCGCAAACCATGGGTATCCGCGATTCGGCGCTCGTCCAGATCGAGCATGGCGCGCTATTGCACGACATCGGCAAGCTCAAAATACCGGACAGCATTCTCTGGAAGCCGGCGAAACTCGACGAGGAGGAATGGCAGACCATGCGGCGCCACGCCGAATACGGATATGAATTCCTGAGCAATGTGGAGTTCCTGAAGGGAGCGGCGGAGATCGTGTACACCCACCACGAGAAATTCGATGGTACCGGATATCCGCGGAAGCTGCGAGGCGAGCAGATTCCGTTCGGTGCTCGCGTATTTATGGTGGTCGACACGGTGGACGCGATGATCTACAAACGGCCGTACAACACCCCCGTTCGATTCAGCGAGGCCGCCACCGAAGTTCGCCGCTGCTCCGGCACGCAATTCGATCCCGGTCTTGTCGAACCTACGCTGGAGTACCTGAGTCAGCACGTGCCCGAAGAACTGAGATAGGAAAATTAGCCACAAGAAGCACAAAAGGCTTTCTGTGCTTCTTAGGGCTTATCGAAATGGTCGTCTGCGGCTTCATGTCCGCTGCCGCCCGCTTACCCGGAACGAAAAAGACCAGTCCAATAAGGAAAGAGCCGGCAAAAAGCCCGACCCGAAATAACCCCCAAATATCCCGGCTGTGCGCCGTCGCGCTTGCGCTTCGCCCCATGATGACCTCACCCTTCAAAAAGAGGAACCGTATTACCTTTTTTCGATTTCGATGTCCCACCTTACAGGTCGCAAGGGCAAGTCCATTGGTGGTTTCAGAATTGTAAATTGCTGATTTTGTGGAGTGCGAGATCTTGTTCCACCTTTGGCCGAGGTCTTGCTAATGAGCAGTCGGGCTACGACGGGGGGAATTTTTCCCATATACTGGTGAATGTGACGACTTCAAATATCCATAGAGCCGATTCAATAGCACGCAAAGACGGTACAGGCCCAAGAAAGACGAAGGTCCTGATCGTCGACGACGAACCCGCAATCCGCGAAGTTCTTGAAATGATCCTCCAGGAGTGGGGTTATGACGTCCGTCTGGCATCAGATGGGGCGGAGGCCAAGGAGATGGTCGAATCCTACGATCCGGACATCGTCATCTCCGACGTGGTAATGCCGCAGCTCTCCGGCCTCGATTTGCTGCGTTGCCTGAAGGCCGGCAACCCGAACAGGCCCGTCATTCTCATCACGGCGCACGCAAGTATCGACCTTGCCGTCGAATCGATGAAACAAGGAGCGCAGGATTTCATCACCAAGCCAATGGATTATCCGAAGCTGCGGGCCATCCTGAAGGCCTCGGAATCCGACATCGAGATGCGGCAGACCTCGCGCAAGCTCACCTCGCAGCTGGAAAGCGGCTCGGGATTCGGCGAATTCGTGGGCAGCAGCAAGGCGATGCGTGATGTGTACGACCTTATTCAAAGCCTGAGCTCGAGCGACGCGTCCGCCATCATTACCGGCGAAAGCGGAACCGGAAAAGAGCTCGCCGCCCGCACCATCCACCGCCTGAGCAAACGCGCCGACGGAGCGTTCATTGCGGTCAACTCCGCGGCAATTCCGGAAACCCTGATCGAAAGCGAAGTCTTCGGGCATGAGAAAGGCGCGTTTACCGGAGCGGTTGGAACCCGGCCGGGCTGTTTCGAACTCGCCAGCGGCGGCACGTTGTTTCTTGACGAGATCGGTGAAATGCCGCTGCAACTCCAGCCGAAACTGCTGCGCGTGCTCGAAGACGGCAAGGTTCGCCGGCTCGGCGGAAAGCAGGAATTTGAATTCGACGTCCGCGTGATCGCGGCGACGAATCAGGAACCACGGACCGCCATTCAGGAAGGCCGGCTGCGCGAAGATCTCTACTACCGCTTGACCGTATTCACCGTGCAGTTGCCTCCCTTGCGCGACCGCAAGGAAGACATTCCGCTGCTCGCCCAGCATTTCATCTCGGAATTCAACAAGAAGCACAACGTCAGCGTGGAGTCTTTGCGAAACGATGCGCTGGAAATGCTGATGGCGTATAACTGGCCGGGAAATGTCCGCGAGTTCAGGAACGTGATGGAACGAGCCCTGATTCTCGCGCGCGGAGAGTGGGTCGAAACCATCCATCTACCGCTCGACCTCCGGCATCCCAGCCCCGAATCTTCGACCAAGATCGTGCTGCCGCTCGGCATCACGGCAGCCGAGGCCGAACGCGAGCTCATCCTCAAGACGCTCGAGAAAACCAATCACAACAAGGCTGAGGCCGCGCGGCAGCTCGGCCTGGATGTCAAAACCATCCGGAACAAGCTCAAGAGTTACAAAATCGAGGATTGATGGTCTGGCTATCGCTGCTGGCGGCGACCGGTATCATCTTTTACCTCGCGGCCCGATCGTCGCGGCTCGTCCAGCAGAACCGGCAGATGAAGGCGCGGTTCATCGAGCTGGACCAGATGAAAAAGAACTTCATTTCCCACGTTTCGCACGAGCTGAAGGCTCCGCTTGCGTCCATGCAGGAGACGACGCATCTGATGCTGGAGCGGATTCCGGGTCCGCTCACCGAAAAGCAGCAGCGGCTCCTCGATCTCAACCTGCAAAGCGGCAAGCGCCTGGCGCAGATGATCGGCAATATCCTGGACCTCTCGCGGCTCGAAGCCGGAATCGTCGAATACGATATGCAACCCGCGGATATCGCCGATCTCATGCACAATGTCGTGCTCGAGCTCAGCTCGCAGGCCCGCGAGCGGTCGCTGCGCATTCTGACGGATATTCAACGCGAGCCGCTGCTGGTCGAATGCGATCCCAATCGCATGGTGCAGCTGTTCACGAACCTGCTCGAAAATGCCGTCCATTTCTCGCACAAAGGCGGATTCATTGGAGTTCACGTGCGAACCATCCCGCAGCTGCCGAGGATGCCTCACAACGCCCGAACGCGAATTGCAAATCGCGCCTCGAACGGATTCGCGCTGATCGGGGTTTCGGATTCGGGGCCGGGCATCGAGGATCACCACAAGGAGTCCGTCTTTCACACATTTCATCAGGCAAAACAGGGCAAAAAGAGCCCCGGTGAAAGCCTCGGGCTCGGACTCGCCATCTCCCGCGCCGTCGTCGAAGCTCACAAAGGAACCATCTGGGTGGAAGACAATCCGTCAGGCGGAGCGATCTTTTTTGTGCTGTTGCCGCGTGTTGCGGCCGAGAGCGGGACGCTGGCGCAAGCGTCTTAGTCCTTATTTGACGGGCCAGGCCCAGAACGCCGTTTGTCCGCCTATCGCATGAACAACCTCCAGATCGATCGCAGGCACATGGCT contains the following coding sequences:
- a CDS encoding HD domain-containing phosphohydrolase, with amino-acid sequence MLHSGPQAPSRILVVDDEPEIVAFIGELFMSRGYEVLGLSDSREASGKFDSFQPDACVFDFRMPHHSGADLLDMIKKKDPRIEVIFLTAQDEASLAVNLMKRGATDFLLKPVEVNQLLLSIGRALEHRRLIIENENYRLHLEQLVLEKTKALNQALTSLNHVHSATLDALSMALDFRDQSTSGHSRRVADLTAGAAQTMGIRDSALVQIEHGALLHDIGKLKIPDSILWKPAKLDEEEWQTMRRHAEYGYEFLSNVEFLKGAAEIVYTHHEKFDGTGYPRKLRGEQIPFGARVFMVVDTVDAMIYKRPYNTPVRFSEAATEVRRCSGTQFDPGLVEPTLEYLSQHVPEELR
- a CDS encoding HAMP domain-containing sensor histidine kinase — its product is MVWLSLLAATGIIFYLAARSSRLVQQNRQMKARFIELDQMKKNFISHVSHELKAPLASMQETTHLMLERIPGPLTEKQQRLLDLNLQSGKRLAQMIGNILDLSRLEAGIVEYDMQPADIADLMHNVVLELSSQARERSLRILTDIQREPLLVECDPNRMVQLFTNLLENAVHFSHKGGFIGVHVRTIPQLPRMPHNARTRIANRASNGFALIGVSDSGPGIEDHHKESVFHTFHQAKQGKKSPGESLGLGLAISRAVVEAHKGTIWVEDNPSGGAIFFVLLPRVAAESGTLAQAS
- a CDS encoding sigma-54 dependent transcriptional regulator, which encodes MTTSNIHRADSIARKDGTGPRKTKVLIVDDEPAIREVLEMILQEWGYDVRLASDGAEAKEMVESYDPDIVISDVVMPQLSGLDLLRCLKAGNPNRPVILITAHASIDLAVESMKQGAQDFITKPMDYPKLRAILKASESDIEMRQTSRKLTSQLESGSGFGEFVGSSKAMRDVYDLIQSLSSSDASAIITGESGTGKELAARTIHRLSKRADGAFIAVNSAAIPETLIESEVFGHEKGAFTGAVGTRPGCFELASGGTLFLDEIGEMPLQLQPKLLRVLEDGKVRRLGGKQEFEFDVRVIAATNQEPRTAIQEGRLREDLYYRLTVFTVQLPPLRDRKEDIPLLAQHFISEFNKKHNVSVESLRNDALEMLMAYNWPGNVREFRNVMERALILARGEWVETIHLPLDLRHPSPESSTKIVLPLGITAAEAERELILKTLEKTNHNKAEAARQLGLDVKTIRNKLKSYKIED